The Exiguobacterium mexicanum genome includes a window with the following:
- a CDS encoding NADPH-dependent FMN reductase, which yields MSFLNRLFGKQEEPTNSQGGTNMLKIGIVLGSTREGRVSPQVGEWVKELADKRGDANYEIIDIADYSLPLLGELGGDATGAGAWSEKIAEMDGFVFIVQEYNHSITGALKNALDYLRNEWHNKAAGIVSYGSVGGARATEHLRGVLSELLIAHVRVHPALSLFTDFENGTHFAPKDVQVQSVNDMLDQLVPWTEAMQTVRTKAAEAANN from the coding sequence ATGAGCTTTTTAAATCGTTTGTTCGGTAAACAAGAGGAACCAACCAACTCACAAGGAGGAACTAACATGTTGAAAATTGGAATCGTACTCGGATCGACTCGTGAAGGACGCGTCAGCCCGCAAGTCGGAGAATGGGTGAAAGAACTCGCGGACAAACGCGGTGACGCCAACTATGAAATCATCGATATCGCGGACTACAGCCTCCCGCTTCTCGGCGAGCTAGGCGGCGACGCAACAGGTGCCGGTGCTTGGTCTGAGAAAATCGCGGAGATGGACGGCTTCGTCTTCATCGTCCAAGAATACAACCACTCGATCACAGGTGCGCTCAAAAACGCCCTCGACTACTTACGCAACGAATGGCATAACAAAGCAGCCGGCATCGTCTCATACGGTTCGGTCGGCGGTGCGCGTGCGACAGAACACTTACGCGGCGTGTTGAGCGAGCTCTTGATCGCCCACGTCCGTGTCCACCCAGCGCTCTCGCTCTTCACAGATTTCGAGAACGGCACACATTTCGCACCGAAAGACGTGCAAGTCCAATCGGTCAACGACATGCTCGACCAGCTCGTCCCATGGACAGAAGCGATGCAGACGGTCCGCACGAAAGCGGCAGAAGCTGCGAACAACTAA
- a CDS encoding saccharopine dehydrogenase family protein: protein MKWMIYGANGYTGELIARQAVKEGMTPVLAGRRADAIAKLGEELACETRVFNLSFDKATRQLEDIDLVLHCAGPFADTSRPMVEACLATKTHYLDITGEIEVFEYIHSKKRAKLAQEAGVLLCSGVGFDVIPTDCVARKLKELMPDATNLALGFSAAAGISRGTLKTAIRGLGSSSAERKDGELTPFPLGAKRRHIDFGRGKKTALAIPWGDVSTAYYTTGIPNITTWVPVPTAYAYGARLLSWFGPMLGSDAVQGKLLRYVDEHVSGPDESEREQSSTYVWGEATDASGRKVIVRIKTASTYAFTVYGALEVVKRLVGSGRVIPGSFTPAMLFGSHFIEEIEGSSSFVVDEVRL from the coding sequence ATGAAATGGATGATTTATGGGGCGAACGGCTATACAGGCGAACTGATTGCCCGGCAAGCAGTAAAAGAAGGGATGACACCGGTGCTCGCGGGTCGGCGTGCGGACGCAATCGCAAAGCTCGGGGAAGAGCTCGCGTGTGAGACGCGCGTTTTTAACTTGTCGTTCGATAAGGCGACGCGCCAATTGGAAGACATCGACCTCGTGTTACACTGTGCCGGACCGTTCGCCGATACGAGTCGGCCGATGGTCGAGGCGTGCCTCGCCACGAAGACGCATTACTTGGATATTACCGGGGAAATCGAAGTGTTCGAATACATCCACTCGAAGAAACGGGCCAAGCTCGCACAAGAGGCCGGCGTGTTGCTTTGTTCGGGTGTCGGCTTTGACGTCATCCCGACCGACTGTGTGGCCCGCAAGTTGAAAGAGCTGATGCCGGATGCGACGAATCTAGCACTCGGCTTCTCGGCGGCCGCCGGTATCTCACGCGGGACGCTGAAAACAGCCATCCGCGGACTCGGGTCGAGCAGTGCCGAACGGAAAGATGGCGAACTGACACCATTCCCGCTCGGGGCGAAACGCCGTCACATCGATTTCGGACGCGGCAAGAAAACGGCACTTGCGATTCCATGGGGGGATGTCTCGACCGCCTATTATACGACGGGTATCCCGAACATCACGACGTGGGTCCCGGTCCCGACGGCTTACGCTTACGGGGCGCGTCTCTTATCTTGGTTCGGCCCGATGCTTGGCAGCGACGCGGTGCAAGGGAAACTGCTCCGTTATGTCGATGAGCACGTGAGCGGACCGGATGAGTCGGAGCGGGAGCAATCATCGACGTATGTCTGGGGCGAGGCGACGGACGCCTCAGGACGTAAAGTGATCGTTCGCATCAAGACGGCGAGCACGTATGCCTTCACCGTGTACGGCGCACTTGAGGTCGTGAAGCGTCTTGTCGGATCGGGCCGTGTCATCCCAGGTAGCTTTACACCGGCGATGCTGTTCGGGTCGCACTTCATCGAAGAAATCGAAGGATCATCGTCATTTGTCGTCGATGAGGTCCGGCTGTAA
- a CDS encoding GNAT family N-acetyltransferase → MRRLELARRIERIKAEGTSAYIRHRKQTPPYEGSELIVENKGHVFRMGNTSFAVGFGLNRPTSFYDLHQMEKWVRGKNVSRLHIEVCPLADMSLLRLLQERNYTLDHFLDVWLLDVNAFVFPSDEPDAVERVNADNVNEWARAIAAGFAETGTILQETIDTAKGFYALPENQAFLVREGETAVAGGILAIQDGMGELFLTSTIPAYRNKGYQTQLILERIAAAKAAGCQYVTVTTKVDTASGRNMERLGFIPFYQKAVMKSPILK, encoded by the coding sequence ATGAGACGCTTAGAACTAGCCAGGCGGATCGAACGCATCAAAGCGGAAGGGACGTCTGCCTATATTCGGCATCGTAAACAGACCCCTCCCTATGAAGGTTCGGAATTGATTGTTGAAAACAAGGGCCACGTCTTCCGGATGGGCAATACGAGTTTCGCGGTCGGCTTCGGGTTGAATCGACCGACCAGTTTTTACGATTTGCACCAGATGGAGAAGTGGGTGCGCGGGAAGAACGTGTCCCGCCTACATATCGAAGTCTGTCCACTCGCGGACATGTCGCTCCTTCGGTTGCTGCAAGAACGAAACTATACGCTCGACCACTTCCTCGACGTCTGGTTGCTCGACGTGAATGCGTTCGTGTTCCCATCAGATGAACCGGACGCGGTCGAACGGGTGAACGCCGATAACGTAAACGAATGGGCCCGGGCCATCGCGGCTGGCTTTGCCGAGACGGGAACGATTTTACAAGAGACTATTGATACAGCGAAAGGTTTCTACGCGCTCCCCGAAAACCAAGCATTTCTCGTCCGCGAAGGTGAGACGGCTGTCGCCGGTGGTATTCTTGCCATCCAGGATGGGATGGGCGAACTGTTTTTGACGAGCACAATCCCAGCTTACCGAAACAAAGGTTACCAGACACAGCTCATCTTGGAGCGGATCGCCGCCGCGAAAGCAGCGGGTTGTCAGTACGTGACCGTCACAACGAAAGTCGATACGGCCTCGGGCCGCAATATGGAGCGTTTAGGTTTTATCCCGTTCTATCAGAAAGCGGTCATGAAAAGCCCGATCCTCAAATAA
- a CDS encoding SDR family oxidoreductase, giving the protein MISNALLSGKVAFITGAASGIGRAAVIRFVQAGAKVAIVDLKLEDAQQLASLIGDERAIGISADVGKEDEMKRAYEQTVERFGHVDIVFANAGRNGTITPIEHLSLEDWNGVVETNLTGTFLTVKHAIPYLKERGGSIIITSSINGNRYFKNFGFSGYATTKAGQTGFAKMAAAELAQFGIRVNSICPGAIDTNIDDSTNRDDALLEEVVIPIEYPEGNQPLAGKSGTAKQVADVVLFFASNMSSHVTGSEVYVDGAESLL; this is encoded by the coding sequence ATGATTTCAAATGCATTGTTGTCGGGGAAAGTCGCATTCATCACAGGCGCGGCATCCGGAATCGGGCGCGCCGCCGTCATCCGGTTCGTCCAAGCGGGGGCAAAAGTCGCCATCGTCGACTTAAAATTGGAGGATGCCCAGCAACTCGCGAGCCTGATCGGAGACGAACGAGCCATCGGCATCAGTGCCGACGTCGGGAAGGAAGACGAGATGAAACGAGCGTATGAACAGACCGTCGAACGTTTCGGTCACGTCGATATCGTCTTCGCGAACGCGGGTCGTAACGGGACGATCACGCCAATCGAGCATTTGTCGCTCGAGGATTGGAACGGTGTCGTCGAGACGAACTTAACGGGCACGTTCTTGACGGTGAAACATGCCATCCCGTACTTAAAGGAACGAGGCGGCAGCATCATCATCACGTCATCCATCAACGGGAACCGTTATTTCAAAAACTTCGGTTTCAGCGGCTATGCGACGACAAAAGCCGGACAGACCGGATTCGCCAAAATGGCTGCAGCCGAGCTCGCCCAGTTCGGCATTCGCGTCAACTCGATTTGTCCCGGCGCCATCGATACGAACATCGATGACTCGACGAACCGAGACGACGCCTTGCTTGAGGAAGTCGTCATCCCGATTGAGTACCCGGAAGGGAATCAGCCGCTCGCCGGCAAGTCAGGCACGGCCAAACAAGTCGCGGACGTCGTGTTGTTCTTCGCGAGCAACATGTCGAGCCACGTCACCGGTTCCGAGGTGTACGTCGACGGCGCCGAATCTTTGCTTTAA
- a CDS encoding S66 family peptidase, giving the protein MLGTSKQPPTLRAGDTIGIITPSFPAPVRFPERYARGIEQLKRMGFLVREGRCTHRSEGYRSASIRERAEEFNELLRDDDVKAIISTIGGTNSNSLLPYIDYGALRHHPKIIMGYSDVTALLLACYTETGVTTFYGPAIVPSFGEYETMFADGERYVREVLCLERTAPYSLDVPGEWTEEMIDWSTQDREENFRPNDGWLTLREGQARGKLIGGNMNTMTGFLKSDYFPDMDGAILFLEDSFKTMADEERSLSMLKLAGVFNQINGLIIGKHEHFDAAGAPFTFEELLLEVLGDVDFPILTNVDIGHTFPSHVFPIGIDGELDATSGTITFLEDGVTR; this is encoded by the coding sequence ATGTTGGGGACAAGTAAACAACCGCCGACGTTACGGGCGGGGGACACGATTGGAATCATCACGCCGTCGTTTCCGGCACCGGTCCGGTTTCCGGAACGGTATGCGCGAGGAATTGAACAGCTCAAGCGGATGGGTTTTCTCGTTCGAGAGGGACGGTGCACGCACCGTTCAGAAGGATACCGTTCGGCCTCGATCCGCGAACGAGCCGAGGAGTTCAATGAACTGCTGCGTGATGATGACGTGAAAGCGATCATCAGCACGATTGGGGGAACGAACTCGAACTCACTCTTACCGTATATCGATTACGGGGCGTTGCGACACCATCCGAAAATCATCATGGGGTATAGCGATGTCACAGCACTCCTCCTCGCCTGCTATACGGAGACGGGCGTGACGACGTTCTATGGTCCAGCCATCGTCCCGTCGTTCGGGGAATACGAGACGATGTTTGCGGACGGGGAGCGCTACGTGCGAGAGGTACTCTGTTTGGAGCGGACGGCGCCTTACTCACTCGACGTTCCCGGAGAGTGGACCGAGGAGATGATCGATTGGTCGACGCAGGACCGGGAGGAAAATTTCCGGCCGAATGATGGCTGGCTCACTCTCCGAGAAGGTCAGGCTCGTGGCAAGTTGATTGGTGGGAACATGAACACGATGACCGGCTTCTTGAAGTCGGACTATTTCCCAGACATGGACGGGGCCATCCTGTTTTTAGAAGACTCGTTCAAGACGATGGCAGACGAGGAACGTTCCCTCAGTATGCTCAAACTGGCCGGAGTGTTCAATCAAATCAATGGACTCATCATCGGGAAACATGAACATTTCGATGCGGCCGGCGCACCGTTCACGTTTGAGGAGCTGTTGCTCGAAGTGCTCGGAGACGTCGACTTCCCGATTTTGACGAACGTCGATATCGGGCATACGTTTCCGTCACACGTGTTCCCCATCGGCATCGATGGGGAACTCGATGCGACGTCAGGGACAATCACATTTTTAGAGGATGGAGTGACGCGATAA
- a CDS encoding NUDIX hydrolase, which produces MEFITVVDHRRKKVGLKSRADVHRDGDWHETFHCWMTAHDRLFLQLRSERKADFPGLFDITAAGHLAAGETVRDGVREIHEELGLDLTFDQLTPLGVFEDVIETGTFLDREFAHTYVYAYAGEPFTLDEMEVGDVVTVDFAAFRSLLAGKHAEVESISAISGETRTVTKQDLVPHPTSYWEQVLTGLEELTSSNRGGSHD; this is translated from the coding sequence ATGGAATTCATCACGGTCGTAGACCACCGGCGGAAGAAAGTCGGGTTGAAGTCACGCGCCGATGTGCACAGGGACGGGGACTGGCATGAGACGTTCCATTGTTGGATGACGGCCCACGACCGTCTCTTCCTGCAACTTCGAAGCGAACGGAAGGCAGATTTTCCCGGATTGTTCGATATCACGGCAGCCGGGCATTTGGCGGCCGGAGAGACCGTTCGGGACGGGGTGCGGGAGATTCATGAAGAGCTCGGGCTCGACCTGACGTTCGATCAACTGACTCCGCTCGGCGTCTTCGAAGACGTGATCGAGACAGGGACATTTTTGGATCGAGAGTTCGCCCATACATATGTCTACGCGTACGCGGGAGAACCGTTTACATTAGATGAGATGGAAGTGGGCGATGTCGTCACGGTCGATTTTGCGGCGTTCCGGTCGCTCTTGGCCGGCAAGCATGCGGAGGTTGAGTCGATCTCGGCAATCTCAGGGGAGACACGGACCGTGACGAAGCAAGATCTCGTGCCCCATCCGACAAGCTACTGGGAGCAAGTTTTGACAGGCCTTGAAGAGTTGACTTCAAGCAATCGAGGCGGGTCTCATGATTGA
- a CDS encoding GNAT family N-acetyltransferase — translation MNVERTDTPLQIETGRLYLRAPRAGEDARIVNEAIRESHDELKRWLPFAQEVPTLSETEENLKRAQELYVTGESFRYLIFLRETGTFVGTVSLFEIDWDVRKAAVGYWLHTEHTGHGYMSEAVEAIVRFGFAHFSFQRIEIQCESTNEGSRMIPERLGFQLEGTLRNEDLSADGKRLTDTAVYSILPGELIPAAT, via the coding sequence ATGAACGTTGAACGTACAGATACACCGCTCCAGATTGAGACCGGACGGTTATACTTGCGGGCACCTCGCGCCGGGGAAGATGCCCGTATCGTCAACGAGGCGATTCGGGAGTCGCATGATGAACTGAAGCGCTGGCTTCCGTTCGCGCAAGAAGTGCCGACGTTATCCGAGACGGAAGAAAACTTGAAGCGGGCACAGGAACTCTATGTAACAGGTGAGAGTTTTCGGTATCTCATCTTTTTACGGGAGACGGGGACGTTCGTCGGGACGGTCAGCCTGTTTGAGATTGACTGGGACGTACGGAAGGCTGCAGTCGGCTATTGGCTTCACACGGAACACACCGGCCACGGTTATATGAGCGAGGCGGTCGAGGCGATCGTCCGTTTCGGATTCGCCCACTTCAGCTTCCAGCGGATTGAAATCCAATGCGAGTCGACCAATGAAGGAAGTCGAATGATTCCGGAACGGCTCGGCTTTCAGTTGGAAGGCACGCTCCGAAACGAGGACTTGTCCGCTGACGGAAAACGCTTGACGGACACGGCCGTCTACAGCATCTTACCCGGCGAACTTATACCTGCAGCGACATGA
- a CDS encoding GNAT family N-acetyltransferase, with protein sequence MSIKLEPLRDAHWPVLETFSLPLDQEKYTTLPTDLDSQLPDGVYPVVITTDEPVGFFLLHDTERVASYTEVRDALLLSMFSINHPAQGNGHAKAALRLLPSYVREHFTDKHEVVLSVNLKNEPAFSLYQTVGFVDTGRLIDGPVGPQRIMSLQV encoded by the coding sequence ATGTCAATCAAACTCGAACCACTCCGTGACGCCCATTGGCCTGTCTTGGAGACATTTTCCCTACCGCTCGACCAAGAGAAGTATACGACGCTCCCAACAGATCTCGATTCGCAGTTGCCAGACGGGGTGTACCCTGTCGTCATCACGACCGATGAGCCCGTTGGCTTCTTTCTGCTCCACGACACGGAACGGGTCGCCTCTTACACGGAGGTGCGAGATGCGTTATTGCTCTCGATGTTTTCCATCAATCATCCGGCTCAAGGAAACGGCCACGCCAAAGCGGCGCTCCGTCTCTTGCCGAGTTATGTCCGGGAGCACTTCACCGATAAACACGAGGTCGTCCTGTCAGTCAATCTCAAAAATGAGCCGGCCTTCTCGCTCTATCAAACTGTCGGCTTCGTCGACACCGGCCGCTTGATCGACGGCCCGGTCGGACCCCAACGCATCATGTCGCTGCAGGTATAA
- a CDS encoding GNAT family N-acetyltransferase, with amino-acid sequence MARPVISYIQNPPLTDLYRAFMDGFSDYMIHFDMDETRFEAVFLVRDQNQPSRSVVAYADDRPVAVMLSGVAHLASGWVTRCGGLAVAPGYRHLGIANELMRRFDEQAMGTRLLEVIQGNEPALTLYERLGYETVREIMYFRSVPTETEASLEPEPITELFETYYPSAIHRPIWQVDVRTTQQQAELVRVREGETTGALLFRGDLLLDVFGRDEDAEWLLRAAAAAGPIKLTLTSDRPALIEAARRLGFVQDAIAQFEMVKPGGIV; translated from the coding sequence ATGGCAAGACCAGTCATTTCTTATATCCAAAATCCGCCGCTCACAGATCTTTACCGTGCTTTCATGGATGGTTTTTCCGATTATATGATTCATTTTGACATGGATGAGACTCGATTTGAGGCGGTGTTTCTCGTCCGCGATCAAAACCAGCCATCCCGTTCCGTCGTCGCCTATGCGGACGATCGTCCTGTTGCCGTTATGTTGAGCGGCGTGGCGCACCTGGCTTCGGGGTGGGTCACTCGTTGCGGTGGCTTGGCGGTCGCCCCTGGCTATCGACACCTCGGCATCGCGAACGAGTTGATGCGTCGCTTCGATGAACAAGCGATGGGCACACGCCTGCTTGAAGTCATCCAAGGGAACGAACCAGCGCTCACGCTTTATGAACGGCTCGGCTATGAAACAGTTCGAGAAATTATGTACTTCCGATCTGTACCGACCGAGACGGAGGCGTCGCTCGAACCGGAACCAATCACCGAGCTATTCGAGACGTATTATCCGTCTGCGATCCACCGACCGATTTGGCAAGTCGACGTTCGTACGACCCAACAACAGGCTGAGCTCGTGCGAGTCCGTGAGGGCGAGACGACAGGAGCCCTCCTTTTCCGAGGCGATTTGCTCCTTGATGTGTTTGGTCGGGATGAAGATGCGGAATGGTTGTTGCGAGCGGCAGCAGCGGCCGGTCCGATTAAACTGACGCTCACTTCGGATCGTCCGGCCTTGATCGAGGCAGCCCGCCGACTCGGATTCGTGCAGGACGCCATCGCTCAATTCGAGATGGTCAAACCGGGAGGTATCGTGTGA
- a CDS encoding M23 family metallopeptidase: MWKQLLVTVGTGVLIFSGTSAVSADQLTPQDLVKATKSLEQTEQRLHTSKQSVAKAKRRAEAVEAKKNAIQNKIDRANAQLASYETALNPETDDPSLFKQVLSTVLPSAKAEAAASEKTEADLKEKQAATTRSLEKLENEQAKVDAEHKKARSTHSAAYKQLKHRAAELKDLKRQTAALAPEKFMMPATGRLSQGYGAASGQFGYTFHNGLDIAANVGTPIYAAAAGTVTDVKSGGPYGKHVFIEHEIDGQKWTTVYAHMHKIEVKKGQALLQGEGIGQIGNTGNSSGPHLHFEVHKGEYAYSSSSAGKTVNPMDVAEVLGGASPIKATY; this comes from the coding sequence ATGTGGAAACAACTACTCGTAACCGTCGGTACAGGCGTCCTGATTTTTTCAGGGACTTCAGCCGTATCGGCGGATCAACTTACCCCGCAAGACCTCGTCAAGGCGACGAAATCGCTCGAACAGACCGAACAGCGGCTTCATACCTCGAAACAATCGGTCGCGAAAGCCAAACGCCGCGCTGAAGCGGTTGAAGCAAAAAAGAACGCGATTCAAAACAAGATTGATCGTGCCAACGCGCAACTCGCGTCATACGAGACGGCGCTGAATCCCGAGACGGATGATCCATCCCTGTTCAAACAAGTGCTATCGACTGTTCTTCCGAGCGCGAAAGCGGAAGCGGCGGCATCTGAAAAGACCGAGGCTGACTTGAAAGAGAAACAAGCGGCGACGACGCGGTCGTTAGAAAAATTAGAGAACGAACAGGCCAAAGTGGACGCAGAGCACAAGAAGGCCCGCTCGACCCATTCAGCCGCCTACAAGCAATTGAAACATCGGGCCGCCGAGTTGAAAGATTTGAAACGACAAACGGCAGCGTTAGCGCCTGAGAAGTTCATGATGCCGGCGACCGGTCGTCTGTCACAAGGCTATGGCGCTGCGAGCGGACAGTTCGGGTACACGTTCCATAACGGACTCGATATCGCCGCGAACGTCGGCACACCGATTTACGCGGCCGCGGCCGGAACGGTCACCGACGTCAAGTCAGGTGGTCCTTACGGCAAGCACGTCTTCATCGAGCACGAAATCGATGGTCAGAAATGGACCACGGTCTACGCGCACATGCATAAAATCGAAGTGAAAAAAGGACAGGCGTTGCTCCAAGGCGAAGGCATCGGCCAAATCGGCAACACCGGCAACTCGTCAGGTCCTCACCTCCATTTCGAAGTGCATAAAGGCGAATACGCCTATTCATCCAGTTCGGCCGGAAAAACGGTCAACCCGATGGACGTCGCCGAAGTACTCGGTGGCGCGTCGCCCATTAAAGCCACTTATTGA
- a CDS encoding helix-turn-helix transcriptional regulator, with protein sequence MHTKETFSELISSKLKLIRTEQGLSQEELCTLVGISKKTLIQIEKRRLNANWTTTVAICALFNQSPYLHSLIGDHPIEFIRLVAHTDPTLATKTLGGHVWWTTIEHQGKYRIQQNMVSQHYRILDHDDFRWFSTFDRDEAFQKLFELRTTHDEQA encoded by the coding sequence ATGCATACAAAAGAAACGTTTTCTGAGCTGATTTCCAGCAAACTCAAACTGATTCGGACGGAACAAGGATTATCCCAAGAAGAACTCTGTACGCTCGTCGGCATCTCAAAAAAGACATTGATTCAAATCGAGAAGCGACGCCTGAACGCGAACTGGACGACGACCGTCGCCATCTGCGCCTTGTTCAATCAAAGTCCCTATCTGCACTCATTGATTGGCGACCATCCGATCGAGTTCATCCGCCTCGTCGCGCATACCGATCCAACGTTGGCGACGAAGACGTTGGGCGGACACGTCTGGTGGACGACGATCGAGCATCAAGGGAAATATCGGATTCAACAGAATATGGTCAGTCAACATTACCGGATTCTCGACCACGACGACTTTCGCTGGTTCAGCACGTTCGACCGCGACGAGGCGTTCCAAAAGCTGTTCGAACTGCGAACGACACATGATGAGCAGGCTTGA
- a CDS encoding TraR/DksA C4-type zinc finger protein, whose translation MLTQKQIDTFKERLLKEKAKTEGYMENREEVYDEGELSHYDNHPADSGEELFLRERDQALTELDEDFLSDVDKALLAIEKGTYGKCEVCGQDIELDRLEVIPEATLCIKHAREQEEDEHQTDRERPVEEDVLNPSETAARKQLDGTDEPGQSTDAFSQVEDFGSSDTIADSEGNHDPTRE comes from the coding sequence ATGTTGACACAGAAGCAGATCGATACGTTCAAGGAGCGTCTATTAAAAGAAAAAGCGAAGACCGAAGGATATATGGAAAATCGGGAAGAGGTATATGACGAAGGGGAACTGTCGCACTATGATAATCACCCAGCCGATTCCGGGGAAGAGCTCTTTTTGCGTGAACGCGATCAAGCGCTCACGGAGCTCGATGAAGACTTTTTGAGTGATGTTGACAAGGCACTGCTCGCCATCGAGAAAGGCACGTATGGAAAGTGTGAGGTGTGCGGGCAAGACATCGAGTTGGACCGCCTAGAGGTGATTCCGGAAGCGACACTCTGCATCAAGCATGCGCGTGAACAAGAAGAAGACGAGCATCAGACCGACCGTGAACGCCCGGTCGAAGAAGACGTGCTCAACCCGTCCGAGACAGCCGCCCGCAAACAGCTCGATGGGACGGATGAGCCTGGCCAAAGCACCGACGCGTTCAGTCAAGTCGAGGATTTCGGGAGTTCGGATACGATTGCTGATAGCGAAGGCAATCACGACCCGACACGAGAATAA
- a CDS encoding GrpB family protein encodes MRKVEVIPYDPIWATKFEEEAAKLKRLFEDELVAIHHIGSTSVPGLDAKPIIDIMPVVRQIERIDDWIGHMEALGYRSFGEHGIPRRRFFAKGEEVRTFHVHMFEDGDDGVIRHLAFRDYLVTFPDVRDEYAALKQQLASQHPNDIESYIQGKQDWVSATERTATIWYGSRKQI; translated from the coding sequence ATGAGAAAAGTAGAAGTCATCCCATATGACCCGATATGGGCGACGAAATTCGAAGAAGAGGCGGCCAAGCTCAAGCGATTGTTCGAAGACGAACTCGTCGCGATTCATCACATTGGCAGTACGTCGGTTCCCGGGCTCGACGCGAAGCCGATTATCGACATCATGCCGGTCGTGCGGCAAATCGAGCGAATCGACGACTGGATCGGTCATATGGAAGCGCTCGGTTATCGGAGTTTTGGCGAACACGGCATCCCGAGACGCCGTTTCTTTGCGAAAGGCGAGGAGGTTCGGACTTTCCACGTCCATATGTTCGAGGACGGGGACGACGGCGTCATCCGGCATCTCGCCTTTCGTGACTACTTGGTCACATTCCCGGACGTGCGGGACGAGTACGCGGCGCTCAAGCAGCAGTTGGCGAGTCAACATCCGAACGATATCGAAAGTTACATCCAAGGGAAACAAGATTGGGTATCGGCGACGGAGCGGACGGCTACAATATGGTATGGATCCAGAAAACAAATTTGA
- a CDS encoding GNAT family N-acetyltransferase, with protein sequence MQLRRTDDASLIATLNRPIHEHHLQLAPSFFASYDHAAMEAAFSEMMARDDYHFFTAEVDGDTVGYVCFQERVSEANAFRQAVRTLYVHQISINPEAKRKGYGRLIMDEVERFAIAHGFPSIELDYWSLNEAAAAFYEQVGFRAKRQVVVKQL encoded by the coding sequence ATGCAGTTGAGACGAACCGACGATGCGAGCTTGATTGCGACGTTGAATCGTCCCATCCATGAACATCATCTTCAGTTGGCGCCGTCCTTCTTTGCATCTTACGATCACGCGGCGATGGAAGCGGCGTTTTCGGAGATGATGGCGCGAGACGATTATCATTTCTTCACGGCAGAGGTCGACGGGGACACAGTTGGCTACGTCTGTTTTCAAGAGCGGGTAAGTGAGGCGAACGCATTTCGGCAAGCAGTGCGCACGCTGTACGTGCATCAAATCAGTATTAACCCGGAAGCGAAGCGAAAAGGGTATGGACGTTTGATCATGGATGAAGTGGAACGCTTTGCCATCGCGCACGGATTTCCCTCAATCGAACTGGATTATTGGTCTTTGAACGAAGCGGCTGCGGCTTTTTATGAACAGGTCGGATTCCGAGCGAAACGTCAAGTCGTTGTGAAGCAGCTGTAG